CGGAAAGACCCCGCGCAGAGCCTGCCCCGCATAGCCAAGGTGCCCGCTTTCGATCTGGTCGATCAACATGGTCGCCAAGTCAACGGCGCGACGCTTGCGGGCTACCCGTGGATAGCGAACTTCATCTTCACCAGCTGCCCGACGACCTGCCCGTTGCTCACGGCCGACATGGCCAGGTTGCAGCAGAAACTCAACCCGAAGACCAGGCTGCTGCGCTTCGTGTCGTTCTCCGTCGATCCGGAACGCGACACGCCCGCCAAGCTCAAGGCGTTCGCACTGAAGCACAAGGCGGATCAACGCAACTGGTTCTTCGTAACGGGACCG
This sequence is a window from Pseudomonadota bacterium. Protein-coding genes within it:
- a CDS encoding SCO family protein, yielding MSKRALIRLVLVVVFVGGVWWGATDDRKDPAQSLPRIAKVPAFDLVDQHGRQVNGATLAGYPWIANFIFTSCPTTCPLLTADMARLQQKLNPKTRLLRFVSFSVDPERDTPAKLKAFALKHKADQRNWFFVTGPAQHVHEVIVKGFKMPLDRREDAKPGEENILHGSHFVLVDHRGVIRGFYRSDKDGLRHLAYDAEMLATRSKT